A genomic stretch from Halorhodospira halophila SL1 includes:
- a CDS encoding type II secretion system protein N, whose product MRKLVITVLLLLGLVAGTVYAVGHIPAGSAWNAAERHLPVPAAWGRAEVEGSLRAGRVQRLEIPRLWGVDPGTLDVAWEVQGRSLVAGRLKVDLDGSLDDARFQGVATRSAGGWQVSEGSGEVSMDRLRQMASQRGVELPPVSGTVAYQIDRLSLSNDGELRSVEGRVTGRDLTVTHEGERLDLGSVVSSVSSSDNRAYGEVHDQGGPVALDGQWQVSRDGSYHLDATVTTREGADPALRDWLAQYAEPDGDGFRVRESGRR is encoded by the coding sequence ATGAGAAAGCTTGTCATCACGGTGCTGCTTCTCTTGGGTCTGGTCGCCGGGACCGTCTACGCCGTCGGCCATATCCCCGCGGGGTCAGCCTGGAACGCCGCCGAACGCCACCTCCCGGTTCCGGCTGCCTGGGGCAGAGCGGAGGTGGAGGGCAGCTTGCGCGCAGGACGGGTGCAGCGGCTTGAAATCCCCCGGCTCTGGGGGGTGGACCCCGGCACCCTGGATGTCGCCTGGGAGGTTCAGGGTCGCTCCCTGGTCGCTGGTCGGCTGAAGGTGGACCTGGACGGTAGTCTCGACGACGCCCGTTTCCAGGGGGTGGCCACTCGCTCGGCTGGCGGCTGGCAAGTCTCTGAGGGGAGCGGCGAGGTCTCTATGGATCGCCTGCGCCAGATGGCAAGCCAGCGCGGGGTCGAACTGCCGCCGGTTAGCGGTACGGTCGCCTACCAGATCGATCGCCTGTCCTTGAGCAACGACGGCGAGCTCCGGTCGGTTGAGGGGCGCGTCACAGGCCGTGATTTGACTGTCACCCACGAAGGCGAACGGTTGGATCTGGGCAGTGTGGTGTCGTCGGTCAGCAGCTCGGACAACCGTGCCTACGGAGAGGTCCACGACCAGGGCGGCCCCGTCGCACTGGACGGCCAATGGCAGGTCTCGCGAGACGGCAGCTACCATCTCGATGCCACGGTGACGACCCGCGAAGGTGCCGACCCGGCGTTACGCGATTGGCTTGCGCAGTACGCCGAGCCGGACGGTGACGGGTTCCGGGTTCGCGAATCGGGGCGGCGTTAA
- a CDS encoding sigma 54-interacting transcriptional regulator: protein MAVAESTEASSRVWYLIEEGQGLRVGRARSAGATSIPLEAGFYVEPEAAAPLIRAVERALSEGADPDRYEESDAPLGRGRSPSGDAGPRRLGLVTGDPRMIQLCRDTERLAPSDATVLLLGESGTGKELFAKALHGLNRVRSAAPLEAINCAAIPSELLESELFGFERGAFTGAYRARVGRIERANGGTLFLDEIGELPLEVQAKLLRFLQQRTVQRLGGRREIPVDVRVVCATNRDLVERMGEGAFRDDFYYRVAEVQLRLPPLRERPGDPALIAHALLKGMVRQHKARARKLGSDALAVIAAYRWPGNVRELENALRRAVILSEGGAIRAEDLGLPLPRSLTVQRDLPRLREVRDEAERRVVAEALGRCNGNISRAATELGVTRPTIYELLAKHGMR, encoded by the coding sequence ATGGCCGTAGCGGAAAGTACCGAGGCCAGCTCCAGGGTCTGGTACCTCATTGAAGAGGGGCAGGGGTTGCGGGTGGGAAGAGCGCGGTCGGCTGGTGCGACTTCGATCCCCCTTGAGGCGGGTTTCTACGTGGAGCCGGAAGCCGCCGCACCGCTGATCCGGGCTGTGGAAAGGGCGCTTTCCGAAGGGGCGGATCCGGACCGGTATGAAGAGTCTGACGCACCGCTGGGCCGGGGGCGGAGCCCATCTGGCGATGCGGGGCCACGCCGGCTGGGCTTGGTGACCGGTGACCCGCGCATGATCCAGCTTTGTCGGGATACGGAGCGGCTCGCTCCCTCGGATGCTACCGTCCTGCTTCTCGGTGAGAGTGGCACCGGGAAGGAGCTCTTTGCGAAGGCTCTGCATGGGCTGAACCGAGTGCGATCCGCTGCTCCGCTGGAGGCGATTAACTGCGCCGCGATCCCTTCGGAACTGCTTGAGAGTGAGCTGTTCGGGTTTGAGCGTGGCGCCTTTACGGGGGCCTACCGGGCCCGGGTGGGGCGGATCGAGCGTGCCAATGGGGGAACCCTATTCCTCGACGAGATCGGAGAGTTGCCCCTGGAGGTTCAGGCGAAGCTGCTGCGCTTCCTGCAACAGCGGACGGTTCAGCGCTTGGGGGGGCGACGAGAGATCCCGGTGGACGTCCGGGTGGTTTGCGCGACCAACCGGGACTTGGTCGAGCGGATGGGAGAGGGAGCGTTCCGTGACGACTTCTATTACCGGGTTGCCGAGGTTCAACTGCGGCTTCCGCCCCTGCGCGAGCGGCCAGGAGATCCCGCACTGATTGCCCACGCGCTTCTCAAAGGAATGGTCCGGCAGCACAAGGCCCGAGCGCGGAAGCTGGGCAGTGATGCCTTGGCCGTGATCGCCGCCTATCGCTGGCCTGGCAACGTTCGTGAACTGGAAAACGCGCTCCGGCGAGCGGTGATCCTCTCGGAGGGAGGTGCCATTCGTGCCGAAGACCTCGGGCTGCCGCTGCCGCGTTCTCTGACCGTTCAGCGGGATCTGCCCAGGTTGCGCGAGGTGCGCGATGAGGCGGAGCGACGCGTCGTCGCCGAGGCCTTGGGCCGGTGCAACGGGAACATCTCGCGCGCAGCGACGGAACTGGGAGTTACGCGGCCAACGATCTACGAGCTGCTGGCTAAGCACGGGATGCGCTAA
- a CDS encoding GGDEF domain-containing protein yields MDPVQQMELGDRLMLHNPVRITNTACSGTCPQRKLDILQQVAGIGFWELDLKTGHVWLDGRLQEIYGLSPGENNLGIELRTWRKYVHPEDQPRVQQGFWRAAELALPWRLQFRAIRPDQQVRHIRSEGRLEPIPNDQSVYFVGFEEDVTDRVALEQELERQAQQDGLTGTYNRRKMDNLLHQERERAIRYRQQLTAMLIDADGFKAINDNYGHEAGDELLHDLVHCCFRPCLRTIDHLGRWGGDEFLVILPETSEEAAYHVAERIRDQVETLQPGPGAITVSIGISAYQPEESPRDWLRSADFALYEAKRGGRNRITRYRSPPA; encoded by the coding sequence ATGGACCCGGTACAGCAGATGGAACTCGGCGACAGACTCATGCTCCACAATCCAGTAAGGATCACCAATACCGCTTGCAGTGGAACTTGCCCGCAGAGAAAGCTGGATATACTCCAGCAAGTCGCCGGCATCGGCTTCTGGGAGCTTGACCTGAAAACCGGTCATGTCTGGCTCGATGGCCGTTTACAGGAGATCTACGGCCTCTCTCCCGGAGAGAACAACCTGGGGATCGAACTGAGGACTTGGCGTAAGTATGTCCATCCAGAGGACCAACCACGGGTTCAGCAGGGTTTCTGGCGCGCCGCCGAGTTAGCTTTACCCTGGCGCCTGCAGTTCCGTGCCATCCGCCCAGACCAACAGGTGCGGCACATCCGCTCCGAGGGTCGACTTGAACCGATCCCGAACGACCAGTCCGTATACTTTGTCGGGTTTGAGGAAGACGTCACCGACCGCGTGGCCCTTGAGCAGGAACTGGAGCGGCAAGCCCAGCAGGATGGGCTGACTGGCACCTATAACCGCCGAAAGATGGACAACCTCCTCCACCAGGAGCGCGAGCGGGCGATTCGGTACCGCCAGCAGCTGACGGCCATGCTCATCGACGCGGACGGTTTTAAGGCTATCAACGACAACTACGGGCACGAGGCCGGCGATGAACTTCTTCACGATCTCGTGCACTGTTGTTTCCGCCCGTGCCTGCGCACCATCGATCACCTCGGGCGCTGGGGTGGTGACGAGTTCCTCGTAATCCTTCCGGAGACCTCGGAAGAGGCCGCTTATCACGTTGCGGAGCGCATCCGTGACCAGGTCGAGACGCTCCAACCGGGCCCGGGGGCAATTACCGTGAGCATCGGGATCTCGGCCTACCAACCGGAGGAATCACCCCGGGACTGGTTGCGCAGTGCGGATTTCGCTCTGTACGAGGCCAAGCGCGGGGGACGCAACCGAATCACCCGCTACCGTTCACCACCCGCGTGA
- the glnA gene encoding glutamate--ammonia ligase: protein MAATGKDVLKLIKDEDVKFVDLRFTDTRGKEMHVTLPVSQVDEDLFEHGKMFDGSSIDGWKGIQESDMIMLPDAESAVLDPFTDEPTLKLVCDILEPSTLQGYDRDPRSAAKRAEAYLASTGIGDSALFGPEPEFFVFDDVRWGADMSGCFYKVDSEEAGWNSERVYPDGNIGHRPGVKGGYFPVPPVDSLHNIRGAMCQALADMGLEPEVHHHEVATAGQGEIGTAARTLVKKADELQTLKYCVHNVAHAYGKTATFMPKPLVGDNGNGMHVHQSVSKGGNNIFTGDQYGGLSEEALYYIGGIIKHAKAINAFANASTNSYKRLVPGFEAPVLLAYSARNRSASVRVPYVANPKARRIEVRFPDSTGNPYLTFAAMLMAGLDGIRNKIHPGEAMDKDLYDLPPEEEKEIPKVAFQLDEALEALDNDREFLKQGGVFSDDLIDAYIELKMEEVTRLRMTTHPVEFDLYYSV, encoded by the coding sequence ATGGCTGCAACCGGTAAGGACGTACTCAAGCTCATCAAGGATGAGGACGTGAAGTTCGTCGACCTGCGCTTCACCGACACGCGCGGGAAAGAGATGCACGTAACCCTGCCCGTCTCCCAGGTCGATGAGGACCTGTTCGAGCACGGCAAGATGTTCGACGGCTCTTCCATCGACGGCTGGAAGGGGATCCAGGAGTCGGACATGATCATGCTCCCGGATGCCGAGAGCGCCGTCCTCGACCCCTTCACCGATGAGCCGACCCTCAAGCTGGTCTGTGACATCCTCGAGCCGAGCACTCTGCAGGGCTACGACCGCGATCCGCGCTCGGCCGCCAAGCGGGCCGAGGCGTATCTGGCCTCCACGGGTATTGGAGATAGTGCCCTGTTCGGTCCCGAGCCGGAGTTCTTCGTCTTCGACGACGTCCGCTGGGGCGCCGACATGAGCGGCTGCTTCTATAAGGTGGACTCCGAGGAGGCCGGCTGGAACTCCGAGCGGGTCTACCCAGACGGTAATATCGGTCACCGCCCCGGCGTGAAGGGCGGCTACTTCCCGGTCCCGCCGGTGGATTCGCTGCACAACATCCGCGGCGCCATGTGTCAGGCCCTGGCCGATATGGGCCTAGAGCCGGAGGTCCACCACCACGAGGTGGCCACTGCCGGTCAGGGGGAGATCGGTACCGCGGCCCGTACCCTGGTCAAGAAGGCCGACGAGCTGCAGACGCTCAAGTACTGCGTGCACAACGTCGCCCACGCCTACGGCAAGACCGCCACCTTTATGCCCAAGCCGCTAGTGGGCGACAACGGCAACGGCATGCACGTGCACCAGTCGGTCTCCAAAGGCGGCAACAATATCTTCACCGGGGACCAGTACGGCGGGCTCTCCGAGGAGGCGCTCTACTACATCGGCGGCATCATCAAGCACGCCAAGGCGATCAACGCCTTCGCCAACGCCTCCACCAACAGCTACAAGCGCCTGGTGCCCGGCTTCGAGGCGCCGGTGCTGCTCGCCTACTCGGCGCGCAATCGCTCCGCCTCGGTGCGGGTGCCCTATGTGGCCAACCCCAAGGCGCGGCGGATCGAGGTCCGCTTCCCGGACTCCACCGGCAACCCGTACCTGACCTTCGCCGCTATGCTGATGGCCGGTCTCGACGGCATCCGCAACAAGATCCACCCCGGCGAGGCGATGGACAAGGACCTCTACGACCTGCCGCCGGAGGAGGAGAAGGAGATCCCCAAGGTCGCCTTCCAGCTCGACGAGGCGCTCGAGGCCCTGGACAACGACCGCGAGTTCCTCAAGCAGGGCGGGGTCTTCTCCGACGACCTGATCGACGCCTACATCGAACTGAAGATGGAGGAGGTCACCCGCCTTCGCATGACCACCCATCCGGTGGAGTTCGACCTGTATTACAGCGTCTGA
- a CDS encoding HU family DNA-binding protein produces the protein MNKADLAEKVAAETGVSKRVATDAVSAVFTGIEESLASGEDVSIPGFGKFAVVARPERQGRNPQTGELIDIPAGMNVRFKPGAPLKRSVDQ, from the coding sequence ATGAACAAAGCCGATCTGGCTGAAAAGGTCGCAGCCGAAACCGGGGTCTCCAAGCGTGTCGCAACGGACGCGGTGAGTGCTGTTTTCACGGGCATCGAGGAGAGCCTGGCCAGCGGGGAGGATGTCTCGATCCCCGGTTTTGGCAAGTTTGCCGTGGTCGCCCGCCCCGAGCGGCAGGGCCGCAACCCGCAGACGGGCGAACTGATCGACATTCCCGCCGGCATGAACGTCCGGTTCAAGCCGGGCGCGCCGCTCAAGCGCTCCGTGGATCAGTAG
- the rnhA gene encoding ribonuclease HI has protein sequence MTEQRGVVEAFTDGACRGNPGPGGWGVLLRYGEHERELYGGEPETTNNRMELTAAIRALEALDRPCRVVLTTDSQYVRRGITEWLEGWKRRGWRTASRKPVLNQDLWQRLDELAAYHQVDWHWVRGHAGHAENERADALANQGIDELVA, from the coding sequence GTGACCGAGCAGCGCGGCGTGGTGGAGGCATTCACGGATGGGGCCTGTCGAGGTAATCCGGGCCCCGGAGGGTGGGGCGTGCTGCTACGCTACGGCGAGCATGAGCGAGAGCTCTACGGTGGGGAGCCGGAGACCACCAACAACCGCATGGAACTAACCGCGGCGATCCGCGCCCTGGAGGCCTTGGATCGGCCCTGCCGGGTGGTGCTGACCACCGACTCCCAGTACGTACGTCGCGGGATCACCGAGTGGCTGGAGGGCTGGAAGCGCCGGGGCTGGCGCACCGCATCGCGCAAGCCGGTGCTCAACCAGGACCTGTGGCAACGGCTCGATGAGCTGGCCGCGTACCACCAGGTCGACTGGCACTGGGTGCGTGGCCACGCCGGTCATGCGGAGAATGAGCGTGCCGATGCTCTGGCCAACCAGGGGATCGACGAGCTGGTTGCCTAG
- a CDS encoding class I SAM-dependent methyltransferase, producing the protein MQHLHAWYGTPLGQRVGRAEQSAVADSLAHLGIGDVLCLGPVAAPLPLAPTVRQWRVGAGRDLVAAPQQLPFRGQSIDALILSHVLEFNAEPGAVLSEAYQVLAPEGRLMVLTFNPLGLWGARRLWGRWRSAPVPWGGRQWLASTVGVHLRRCGFETVARHDLCFRPPIQGERLQKRLDPWEDRLRRLGRFAAGVQITVAIRREPGSLRGKTRVERLGRGVPVGAAHPVGRICAQAQKRGGSA; encoded by the coding sequence ATGCAACACCTTCACGCCTGGTACGGCACGCCCCTGGGGCAGCGGGTCGGCCGTGCCGAACAAAGCGCGGTGGCCGATTCCCTGGCGCACTTGGGGATTGGGGACGTGCTATGTCTGGGCCCGGTGGCCGCTCCCCTGCCCTTGGCACCGACCGTTCGCCAGTGGCGGGTCGGAGCTGGACGGGACCTTGTGGCGGCCCCGCAGCAGCTGCCTTTCCGCGGTCAGAGCATCGATGCCCTGATCCTCAGCCACGTCCTTGAGTTCAATGCGGAGCCGGGGGCCGTGTTATCCGAGGCCTATCAGGTGTTGGCTCCGGAAGGCCGACTGATGGTCCTGACCTTCAACCCCCTGGGGCTGTGGGGGGCACGTCGGTTGTGGGGGCGGTGGCGCTCGGCCCCGGTACCCTGGGGCGGCCGCCAGTGGCTTGCCTCCACCGTCGGGGTGCATCTGCGACGCTGCGGCTTTGAGACCGTGGCTCGGCACGATCTCTGTTTTCGGCCACCTATCCAGGGAGAGCGCCTGCAAAAGCGTCTGGATCCATGGGAGGATAGGCTCCGCCGGCTCGGCCGCTTCGCCGCCGGCGTACAGATCACCGTAGCGATCCGGCGTGAGCCAGGGTCACTGCGAGGGAAAACCCGGGTCGAGCGCTTAGGTCGAGGCGTCCCCGTCGGGGCTGCGCACCCGGTGGGCCGGATCTGCGCGCAGGCCCAGAAGCGAGGAGGTAGTGCGTGA
- the gloB gene encoding hydroxyacylglutathione hydrolase, whose product MTSADPLAALADNYIWMARDASGTTAFAVDPGDAAVVEAWLHDHQLRLAAVLVTHHHGDHTGGVAELAERHRVPVFGPATETIPTVDHPITGGEHFSLEGFGEFRVLDCPGHTAGHIAYLWEGHLFSGDALFAGGCGRVFEGTAGQMHASLQHLAALPADTRVCCGHEYTVKNLEFAHCADPKNDRLAQRLQAARDARAAGQPTVPSTLAEELATNPFLRTDCPELRRAAQDWCGRDLDQAYEVFATLRRWKDTT is encoded by the coding sequence ATGACTAGCGCCGATCCCCTCGCGGCACTCGCCGATAACTACATCTGGATGGCTCGGGACGCCTCGGGCACCACCGCGTTCGCGGTCGACCCCGGCGACGCGGCCGTCGTCGAGGCGTGGCTGCATGACCACCAGCTGCGGCTCGCGGCGGTCCTGGTCACCCACCACCATGGGGACCATACCGGAGGTGTAGCGGAACTCGCCGAGCGACACCGGGTACCGGTCTTCGGCCCGGCCACCGAGACGATCCCCACCGTGGATCACCCGATCACCGGCGGGGAGCACTTCTCCCTGGAGGGCTTCGGCGAATTCCGGGTGCTAGACTGCCCTGGCCATACGGCGGGGCACATCGCGTACCTCTGGGAAGGCCACCTGTTCAGCGGCGACGCCCTCTTCGCCGGGGGGTGCGGCCGGGTCTTCGAGGGGACCGCCGGGCAGATGCACGCCTCACTGCAGCATCTGGCCGCACTCCCGGCCGACACGCGGGTCTGCTGTGGCCACGAGTACACGGTCAAGAACCTGGAATTCGCCCACTGTGCTGACCCGAAGAATGATCGGCTCGCACAACGACTCCAGGCGGCGCGCGACGCTCGCGCCGCGGGACAGCCAACCGTCCCGTCCACCCTGGCCGAAGAGCTGGCGACCAATCCCTTCCTTCGGACCGATTGCCCCGAGCTTCGCCGGGCTGCCCAGGACTGGTGCGGCAGGGATCTGGATCAGGCGTACGAGGTCTTCGCCACGCTGCGGCGCTGGAAAGACACGACCTGA
- a CDS encoding lytic transglycosylase — MWVQDLDTETLETGLGRPFDLAPDYEYQPGHYTQTVPDYPLEVWDRMRQSFQLGTYENDRVERELELFSGRDAYFDAVGRRAEPYLYYILDELEERDLPAELIALAIVESGFRPFAYSHGRAAGIWQFIPSTGRFFGLDMNYWYDGRRDLIASTDAALDYLERLNEAFDGDWLLAMAAYNAGQGNVRAAIQRARAEGKDPNYWNLQLPAETMRYVPRILAIRDILQDPEAHQVALPNIPNQPRIRVVEADRQIDLALAAELADLSIDRLYILNPGLNRWATAPEGPHRLVLPKENADRFQQELASMDPEDFVEWRRHEVNSGETLTHVANQHNVTVDLLRDINGLRDDTVRAGDHLYVPVSSRPPSEYSLSAANRLQALQNRERQGERREHTVQAGETLWDIARTYSVGVKELARWNGMAPGDTLRRSQELVVWVEGDAMQASGGPSDRTQSVTYTVRQGDSLARIAQRFNVDVRDIKHWNGISEGSYLHPGDQLRLEVDVTQQSSSL, encoded by the coding sequence GTGTGGGTCCAGGATCTCGATACCGAGACCCTGGAAACCGGGCTGGGGCGGCCGTTCGATCTGGCACCGGATTACGAGTATCAGCCCGGACACTACACACAGACCGTGCCCGACTACCCCCTCGAAGTATGGGACCGGATGCGGCAATCCTTCCAGCTGGGTACCTACGAGAACGACCGGGTCGAACGGGAGCTCGAACTCTTCTCCGGGCGGGACGCCTATTTCGACGCCGTTGGCCGTCGTGCCGAGCCGTATCTCTACTACATCCTGGACGAACTGGAAGAGCGCGATCTGCCTGCCGAGCTGATCGCTCTAGCCATCGTCGAAAGCGGATTCCGCCCCTTCGCGTACTCCCACGGCCGCGCGGCCGGTATCTGGCAGTTCATCCCGAGCACGGGCCGTTTCTTCGGCCTGGACATGAACTACTGGTACGACGGACGGCGGGATCTGATCGCCTCCACCGACGCCGCCCTGGACTACCTGGAGCGGCTCAACGAAGCGTTCGACGGTGACTGGCTGCTCGCCATGGCCGCCTACAACGCTGGCCAGGGCAATGTGCGCGCTGCCATACAACGGGCCCGAGCCGAGGGGAAGGATCCCAACTACTGGAACCTGCAACTCCCCGCCGAGACCATGCGCTATGTTCCGCGCATCCTGGCGATCCGGGACATCCTCCAGGACCCCGAGGCCCATCAGGTCGCCCTGCCCAACATCCCGAATCAACCACGTATCCGCGTGGTCGAGGCCGACCGCCAGATCGACCTCGCCCTGGCCGCAGAACTCGCTGATCTGTCCATCGACCGGCTCTACATCCTCAACCCCGGGCTCAACCGCTGGGCGACCGCGCCCGAGGGGCCGCACCGGCTCGTGCTGCCCAAGGAGAACGCCGACCGGTTCCAACAGGAGCTCGCCTCCATGGATCCGGAGGACTTTGTGGAGTGGCGGCGCCACGAGGTCAACTCTGGCGAGACCCTGACCCACGTCGCCAACCAGCACAACGTCACGGTGGATCTACTGCGGGATATCAACGGGCTTCGCGATGACACGGTTCGCGCCGGCGACCACCTCTACGTCCCGGTCTCGAGCCGCCCACCCAGCGAATACTCACTGAGCGCGGCCAACCGCCTGCAGGCCCTGCAAAACCGCGAGCGCCAGGGTGAGCGGCGTGAGCACACCGTTCAGGCCGGCGAGACCCTGTGGGACATCGCCCGCACCTACAGCGTCGGCGTCAAGGAGCTGGCACGCTGGAACGGCATGGCACCCGGCGATACCCTGCGCCGCAGCCAGGAGCTCGTGGTCTGGGTGGAAGGAGACGCCATGCAGGCCTCCGGCGGCCCTAGCGACCGCACCCAGTCGGTCACCTACACCGTCCGCCAGGGCGACTCCCTAGCCCGCATCGCCCAACGCTTCAATGTCGATGTGCGGGATATCAAGCACTGGAACGGGATTTCGGAAGGCTCTTATCTACATCCCGGGGACCAGCTGAGGCTGGAAGTCGACGTCACGCAGCAAAGCAGCAGCCTGTAG
- the minE gene encoding cell division topological specificity factor MinE produces the protein MGIADYFRERRRSRRGSASVAKERLQIIVSHERAERGGPDYLPMLRQELLEVVRRYVTVDPDAVRVDVERDGPHEVLELNITLPEREEEGAQR, from the coding sequence ATGGGGATCGCCGACTACTTTCGTGAGCGGCGGCGGAGCCGGCGCGGCAGCGCCAGCGTCGCCAAGGAGCGGCTGCAGATCATCGTCTCCCACGAGCGAGCGGAGCGGGGTGGGCCGGATTACCTGCCCATGCTCCGCCAGGAGCTGCTCGAGGTGGTGCGCCGTTATGTGACGGTGGATCCGGACGCGGTTCGGGTGGACGTGGAGCGCGATGGACCACACGAGGTTCTGGAGCTGAACATCACCCTCCCGGAGCGTGAGGAGGAAGGGGCGCAGCGCTGA